A part of Variovorax sp. HW608 genomic DNA contains:
- a CDS encoding DUF1428 domain-containing protein has translation MAYVDGYVLPVPKGNIEKYRELATRAAAIWREHGALQYRECIADDVKPGEVTSFPQSVLLKDDETVVFAYVVFNSRDHRDEVNAKVMSDPRLADMMDMKNMPFDGKRMFWGGFEVLVEA, from the coding sequence ATGGCCTACGTCGATGGATACGTCCTCCCGGTCCCCAAGGGCAATATCGAGAAGTACCGCGAGCTGGCGACGCGGGCCGCCGCGATCTGGCGCGAGCACGGGGCGCTGCAGTACCGCGAATGCATCGCCGATGACGTCAAGCCCGGTGAAGTCACCTCGTTCCCGCAGAGCGTCCTGTTGAAGGACGACGAGACGGTCGTGTTCGCCTACGTGGTCTTCAACTCGCGGGACCATCGCGACGAAGTCAACGCCAAGGTCATGAGCGACCCGCGCCTGGCCGACATGATGGACATGAAGAACATGCCCTTCGACGGCAAGCGCATGTTCTGGGGCGGCTTCGAAGTGCTGGTCGAGGCCTGA
- a CDS encoding class I SAM-dependent methyltransferase, giving the protein MAIPASDIQFAGSIPALYDEYLVPMIFEPYAAELAARVAALAPSRVLETAAGTGVVTRAMARALPAGAELIATDLNQPMLDRAAATGTPRPVHWQQADAMQLPFEDASFDVVVCQFGAMFFPDRAAAYAQARRVLRPGGVFLFDVWDRIEDNEFADVATQALAELFPSDPPRFLVRVPHGYHDRQVIERDLANAGFAANPGFETVAARSRAASAHAAAFAYCEGTPLRNEIEARSGSFAEATAVCEAAIARRFGTGPVDSKIQAHIVTARR; this is encoded by the coding sequence ATGGCGATCCCCGCTTCGGACATCCAGTTTGCCGGCTCGATCCCGGCGCTCTACGACGAATATCTCGTCCCGATGATCTTCGAGCCCTACGCGGCCGAACTCGCGGCGCGCGTCGCGGCGCTGGCCCCCTCGCGCGTGCTGGAGACCGCCGCCGGCACGGGCGTCGTCACGCGCGCCATGGCGCGCGCCCTGCCGGCCGGTGCCGAGCTGATCGCGACGGACCTGAACCAGCCCATGCTCGACCGCGCCGCCGCCACGGGCACGCCGCGGCCCGTGCACTGGCAGCAGGCCGACGCGATGCAGCTCCCCTTCGAGGACGCGAGCTTCGACGTGGTGGTCTGCCAGTTCGGCGCGATGTTCTTCCCCGACAGGGCCGCCGCGTATGCGCAAGCGCGCCGCGTGCTGCGGCCCGGCGGCGTGTTCCTCTTCGACGTCTGGGACCGCATCGAGGACAACGAATTCGCCGATGTCGCGACGCAGGCGCTTGCCGAACTGTTCCCCTCCGACCCGCCACGCTTCTTGGTGCGGGTGCCGCACGGTTACCACGATCGCCAGGTGATCGAGCGCGATCTCGCAAACGCGGGATTCGCTGCAAACCCCGGCTTCGAAACCGTCGCCGCACGCAGCCGCGCCGCATCGGCGCATGCAGCGGCGTTTGCCTATTGCGAGGGCACGCCGCTGCGCAACGAGATCGAAGCCCGCTCGGGCAGCTTCGCCGAAGCCACGGCCGTCTGCGAGGCCGCCATCGCCCGGCGCTTCGGCACCGGGCCGGTCGACAGCAAGATCCAGGCGCACATCGTCACCGCGCGCCGCTGA
- a CDS encoding methylated-DNA--[protein]-cysteine S-methyltransferase codes for MNPTGFALFATAIGACGIAWGPRGLVGVQLPESAEDATRARMARRFPARGECEPPPEVQRAIASIRALLDGEPLDLAEIQLDQEGISEFHQRVYAIARRIPPGRTRTYGEIAEELGDKGLARAVGQALGLNPFAPVVPCHRVLAAGGKWGGFSAHGGAASKLRMLAIEGARPDSDTEPLF; via the coding sequence ATGAACCCGACCGGCTTCGCGTTGTTCGCCACCGCCATCGGCGCGTGCGGCATCGCGTGGGGGCCGCGCGGGCTCGTCGGCGTGCAGTTGCCGGAATCGGCGGAGGACGCCACGCGGGCGCGCATGGCGCGGCGCTTTCCGGCGCGGGGCGAATGCGAACCGCCGCCCGAGGTGCAGCGCGCCATTGCCTCGATCCGCGCGCTGCTGGACGGCGAACCGCTGGACCTGGCCGAGATCCAGCTGGATCAGGAAGGCATCAGCGAATTTCATCAGCGCGTCTACGCCATCGCGCGCCGCATCCCGCCCGGCCGCACGCGCACCTATGGCGAGATCGCGGAAGAACTCGGCGACAAGGGGCTCGCGCGTGCCGTCGGGCAGGCGCTCGGGCTCAACCCCTTCGCGCCGGTGGTGCCGTGCCATCGCGTGCTCGCGGCCGGCGGCAAGTGGGGCGGCTTCTCGGCCCATGGCGGCGCGGCATCGAAGCTGCGCATGCTGGCGATCGAGGGCGCGCGGCCGGACAGCGATACCGAACCGCTGTTCTGA
- a CDS encoding glutathione S-transferase family protein yields the protein MADLILHHYATSPFCEKVRLIMGFKKLSWKSVIVPQIMPKPDYVALTGGYRRVPVLQIGADIYCDTVLICDVLEHLTPLPSLYPEPGKGLSRVVAQWADSSLFWASMAYSFSGKGAADVFAKAPPEAAKAFGEDRKAMSGNMVRLRPGDATSAYKSYLRRLSDMLDDTDYLLGGYPTVADFACYHPLWFTRKRTPSMAEILQLTPAVVDWLDRMAGLGHGTMEMFDEPQAFEVARASTPHTLLSDSTFQDDHGIPLGSHVTIAAESFGQEPTDGELIAATRTHYTLRRTGERFGTVHVHFPRIGYVLRKVEG from the coding sequence ATGGCAGACCTGATCCTCCATCACTACGCGACGTCGCCCTTCTGCGAGAAGGTACGGCTGATCATGGGCTTCAAGAAGCTCAGCTGGAAGTCGGTGATCGTTCCGCAGATCATGCCCAAGCCCGACTACGTGGCGCTCACCGGCGGCTACCGCCGCGTTCCGGTGCTGCAGATCGGCGCCGACATCTACTGCGACACGGTGCTGATCTGCGACGTGCTCGAACATCTCACGCCGCTGCCTTCGCTCTATCCCGAGCCGGGCAAGGGGCTGTCCCGGGTGGTCGCACAGTGGGCCGACAGCAGCCTGTTCTGGGCCTCGATGGCCTACAGCTTCAGCGGCAAGGGAGCGGCGGATGTCTTCGCCAAGGCGCCGCCCGAGGCCGCCAAGGCCTTCGGCGAGGACCGCAAGGCCATGAGCGGCAACATGGTCCGCCTGCGACCGGGCGATGCCACGTCGGCCTACAAGTCGTACCTGCGGCGGCTGTCCGACATGCTCGACGACACCGACTACCTGCTCGGCGGCTACCCGACGGTGGCGGACTTCGCCTGCTACCACCCGCTGTGGTTCACGCGCAAGCGCACGCCGTCGATGGCGGAGATCCTCCAGCTCACGCCCGCGGTGGTGGACTGGCTCGACCGCATGGCCGGCCTCGGCCACGGCACGATGGAGATGTTCGACGAGCCCCAGGCCTTCGAAGTCGCCAGGGCCTCGACGCCGCACACGCTGCTGTCGGACAGCACCTTCCAGGACGACCACGGCATTCCGCTCGGCTCGCACGTCACCATCGCCGCCGAGAGCTTCGGCCAGGAGCCGACCGACGGCGAGCTCATCGCCGCCACGCGCACGCACTACACGCTGCGCCGCACCGGCGAGCGCTTCGGCACGGTGCACGTGCACTTCCCGCGCATCGGCTACGTGCTGCGAAAGGTCGAGGGCTGA
- a CDS encoding PqiB family protein, with the protein MTTPPLAAPAVAKRRNWLPSLIWLIPIVAALVGITLVARILMERGPEVVLTFRTAEGLEAGKTAVKYKDVQIGTVQNIRLAHDRSHVRVLVQLKKEASGFTAKDTHFWVVRPRLDTSGISGLGTLLSGAYIGADAGMSEESSGEFTGLESPPIVTRDASGRQFLLRARDVGSLDIGSPVYFRRIKVGQIAAFELDGDGRGVTLRVFINAPYDKFVGVNTRFWHASGFDVELNAGGLKVRTQSLATVLLGGIAFQSPDDVSGPVAQENTAFTLSDDETSAMKEPDGPSQTVLLYFNQSLRGLSPGAAVDFRGVVIGEVKSIGVEFDRNEREFKMPVVVQIYPDRLRRRSATPTDPRFTQLDRWQFLVSKGLRAQLRTGSLLTGQVYVAIDFFPDAPPAKLDITRNPMELPTTPNSLDELQAQVSDIARKLNKVPFDEISGDLRKAMASLNRTLVTTEQLVKGLHDNVSPEMAAAMKDVRRTLGTAEKTIADDSPLQQDLRQTLQEITRAAGSLRVLTDYLERHPESLVRGKPEDKQK; encoded by the coding sequence ATGACCACACCTCCGCTGGCCGCACCGGCGGTCGCGAAACGACGCAACTGGCTGCCGTCGCTGATCTGGCTGATCCCCATCGTGGCGGCGCTGGTCGGCATCACGCTGGTCGCGCGCATCCTGATGGAACGGGGCCCCGAGGTCGTGCTGACCTTCCGCACCGCCGAAGGCCTCGAAGCCGGCAAGACCGCGGTCAAGTACAAGGACGTGCAGATCGGCACGGTGCAGAACATCCGCCTTGCGCATGACCGCTCGCATGTGCGCGTGCTGGTGCAGCTCAAGAAGGAAGCCTCGGGCTTCACCGCCAAGGACACGCATTTCTGGGTGGTGCGGCCACGGCTCGACACCTCGGGGATCTCCGGTCTCGGCACCTTGCTGTCGGGCGCCTACATCGGCGCCGATGCGGGCATGTCGGAAGAGAGCTCGGGCGAATTCACCGGCCTCGAATCGCCGCCGATCGTGACGCGCGATGCATCGGGGCGCCAGTTCCTGCTGCGTGCGCGCGACGTGGGTTCGCTCGACATCGGCTCGCCGGTGTATTTCCGCCGCATCAAGGTGGGCCAGATCGCGGCCTTCGAGCTCGACGGCGACGGGCGGGGCGTCACGCTGCGCGTGTTCATCAATGCGCCTTACGACAAGTTCGTCGGCGTCAACACGCGCTTCTGGCACGCCAGCGGCTTCGATGTCGAACTCAACGCGGGCGGCCTCAAGGTGCGCACGCAGTCGCTCGCCACCGTGCTGCTGGGCGGGATCGCCTTCCAGTCGCCCGACGACGTGAGCGGCCCGGTGGCGCAGGAGAACACCGCCTTCACGCTGTCCGACGACGAGACCTCGGCGATGAAGGAGCCCGACGGCCCCTCGCAGACGGTGCTGCTCTATTTCAACCAGTCGCTGCGCGGGCTGTCGCCGGGTGCGGCGGTGGATTTCCGCGGCGTGGTGATCGGGGAGGTCAAGTCGATCGGCGTGGAATTCGACCGCAACGAGCGCGAGTTCAAGATGCCGGTGGTGGTCCAGATCTACCCCGACCGGCTGCGGCGCCGGTCGGCGACCCCGACCGATCCGCGCTTCACGCAGCTCGACCGCTGGCAGTTCCTCGTCAGCAAGGGGCTGCGCGCGCAATTGCGTACCGGCAGCCTGCTGACCGGGCAGGTCTACGTGGCGATCGATTTCTTCCCTGATGCGCCGCCGGCCAAGCTCGACATCACGCGCAATCCGATGGAGCTGCCGACCACGCCCAACAGCCTGGACGAGTTGCAGGCGCAGGTCTCCGACATCGCGCGCAAGCTCAACAAGGTGCCGTTCGACGAGATCAGCGGCGACCTGCGCAAGGCGATGGCCTCGCTCAACCGGACGCTCGTGACCACGGAGCAACTGGTCAAGGGCCTGCACGACAACGTCTCGCCCGAGATGGCCGCCGCGATGAAGGACGTGCGCCGCACGCTCGGAACGGCCGAGAAGACCATCGCCGACGACTCGCCGCTGCAGCAGGACCTGCGCCAGACGCTGCAGGAGATCACGCGCGCGGCGGGCTCGCTGCGCGTGCTGACCGACTACCTCGAGCGGCATCCCGAGTCCCTCGTGCGCGGCAAACCGGAGGACAAGCAGAAATGA
- a CDS encoding PqiC family protein has product MTKNPIRLAAAALATAWLMAACGSAGGPQYYSLAQASPPWSAAVKTGSAPDYIELAPIAMPERFARPQFVVRKKDAPDSPAVDILEQHRWSSSFEDELRDALGSGIASRLGAVDVTKTGRQRGQPATRIAVQLGQFDAIEGKRVDASFTWTVRRTDEGPATGCQLSISEPVGAGFDALAQGAQRVTARLADAIAGSVSAAKASQVPNCAA; this is encoded by the coding sequence ATGACGAAGAACCCCATCCGACTCGCCGCCGCGGCGCTCGCGACCGCCTGGCTGATGGCCGCCTGCGGCAGCGCGGGCGGGCCGCAGTACTACAGCCTCGCGCAGGCGAGCCCGCCATGGTCCGCCGCGGTGAAGACGGGCAGTGCGCCCGACTACATCGAGCTGGCGCCGATCGCGATGCCCGAGCGTTTCGCCAGGCCGCAGTTCGTGGTCCGCAAGAAGGACGCGCCCGACAGCCCGGCGGTCGACATCCTCGAGCAGCATCGCTGGTCCTCGTCGTTCGAGGACGAACTGCGCGACGCGCTCGGCAGCGGCATCGCCAGCCGGCTCGGCGCGGTCGACGTGACCAAGACCGGACGCCAGCGCGGCCAGCCCGCGACGCGCATCGCGGTGCAACTGGGACAGTTCGATGCGATCGAGGGCAAGCGGGTCGACGCCAGCTTCACCTGGACCGTACGCCGCACCGACGAAGGCCCGGCCACCGGCTGCCAGCTCTCGATCTCCGAGCCCGTGGGGGCAGGCTTCGATGCGCTGGCGCAGGGTGCGCAGCGCGTCACGGCCAGGCTGGCCGATGCGATCGCCGGCAGCGTGTCGGCGGCGAAGGCGAGCCAGGTTCCGAACTGCGCGGCCTGA
- a CDS encoding isovaleryl-CoA dehydrogenase, whose product MDTTHEVFNQPAPLTGYNLFETNRPLQGALKFNAPQLHTAALGHLGAALGSAEMQTHARLANIHTPVLHTHDRFGRRIDEVEFHPSYHALMSTAVGAGLHGTAWAATGPSPHVHRAAGFMLFTELEPSILCPISMTYAVAPALRGNAAIHADWGPKLASLWYDPSLQPWSDKPGVTMGMGMTEKQGGSDVRANTTRAVRAGSDAWGERYEITGHKWFFSAPMCDAFLILAQAPAGLSCFFLPRVLGDGSRNAIQIQRLKDKLGNKANASSEVEFRGATAWLVGEEGRGVPQILEMGTMTRLDCALGTTGLMRQAVSLALNHTAQRSAFGKPLIEQPLMKNVLADLALESEAATALAIRLARAFDRPDDEHERLMARLLTPVAKFWICKRGSLVAQEAMECLGGNGYVEEGGEGVMARIYREMPLNSIWEGAGNIMALDLLRGLRKGDAVAAIAQEIAPARGTDAALDRLADALPARIEAMATEPEARRLAQDVALAVQGALLAQTAPGEVTSAFCASRLGGDWGHVFGTLGRAVDFDAIIARAQPH is encoded by the coding sequence ATGGATACGACTCACGAAGTGTTCAACCAGCCGGCTCCGCTGACCGGCTACAACCTCTTCGAAACCAACCGGCCGCTGCAGGGCGCGCTGAAGTTCAACGCGCCGCAGTTGCACACCGCTGCGCTGGGCCACCTGGGCGCGGCGCTCGGCTCGGCCGAGATGCAGACGCACGCGCGGCTCGCGAACATCCACACGCCGGTGCTGCACACGCACGATCGCTTCGGGCGGCGCATCGACGAGGTGGAGTTCCATCCGAGCTACCACGCGCTGATGTCGACCGCGGTCGGGGCCGGCCTGCACGGCACGGCCTGGGCGGCCACCGGGCCCTCGCCGCATGTGCATCGCGCGGCCGGCTTCATGCTGTTCACCGAGCTCGAGCCGTCGATCCTGTGCCCGATCTCGATGACCTACGCGGTCGCGCCGGCGCTGCGCGGCAATGCGGCCATCCATGCCGACTGGGGGCCGAAGCTCGCGAGCCTCTGGTACGACCCGAGCCTGCAGCCGTGGTCCGACAAGCCCGGCGTGACCATGGGCATGGGCATGACCGAGAAGCAGGGCGGCTCGGACGTGCGCGCCAACACCACGCGCGCGGTTCGCGCGGGCAGCGATGCGTGGGGCGAGCGCTACGAGATCACCGGCCACAAGTGGTTCTTCTCGGCGCCGATGTGCGATGCCTTCCTGATCCTCGCGCAGGCGCCGGCAGGCCTGTCGTGCTTCTTCCTGCCGCGCGTGCTGGGTGACGGCAGCCGCAACGCGATCCAGATCCAGCGGCTCAAGGACAAGCTCGGCAACAAGGCCAACGCGAGCTCCGAGGTCGAGTTCCGCGGCGCGACCGCCTGGCTCGTCGGCGAGGAAGGGCGCGGCGTCCCGCAGATCCTCGAAATGGGCACGATGACGCGGCTCGATTGCGCACTCGGCACCACCGGCCTGATGCGCCAGGCAGTCAGCCTCGCGCTCAACCACACCGCGCAGCGCAGCGCCTTCGGCAAGCCTCTCATCGAGCAGCCGCTGATGAAGAACGTGCTGGCCGACCTGGCGCTCGAAAGCGAAGCGGCCACCGCGCTGGCGATCCGCCTCGCACGCGCCTTCGACCGGCCGGACGACGAGCACGAGCGCCTGATGGCGCGGCTGCTCACGCCGGTGGCGAAGTTCTGGATCTGCAAGCGCGGCAGCCTCGTGGCGCAGGAGGCGATGGAATGCCTCGGCGGCAACGGCTACGTGGAGGAGGGCGGCGAAGGCGTGATGGCGCGCATCTATCGCGAGATGCCGCTCAATTCCATCTGGGAGGGCGCCGGCAACATCATGGCGCTCGATCTGCTGCGCGGCCTGCGCAAGGGCGATGCGGTCGCCGCCATCGCGCAGGAGATCGCGCCCGCGCGCGGCACCGACGCGGCGCTCGACCGCCTCGCCGATGCCTTGCCCGCGCGCATCGAAGCGATGGCGACCGAACCCGAAGCGCGCCGCCTGGCGCAGGATGTGGCGCTGGCGGTGCAGGGCGCCCTGCTGGCGCAGACGGCACCGGGCGAAGTCACGAGCGCCTTCTGTGCATCGCGCCTCGGCGGGGACTGGGGCCATGTGTTCGGCACGCTGGGCCGGGCGGTCGATTTCGATGCGATCATTGCCCGCGCGCAGCCGCACTGA
- a CDS encoding paraquat-inducible protein A yields the protein MKEIPDAIVCEGCDAICRRVALRPREVSRCPRCGTELDRHPGDQHARILPLTVASLILFAIANLFPIVEMELQGLSSETTLAGAVVALASEGMSPVALLVLATTILFPLLQLCILAYLLVPMAYERRPAGFGVLVKLLLSLRPWGMVEVFLLGVLVAFIKLSSMAHVIAGPALWAFGVLTVLLTAVISFDPRAFWEVAFEARPGQDE from the coding sequence ATGAAAGAAATCCCTGACGCCATCGTCTGCGAAGGTTGCGACGCCATCTGCCGCCGCGTGGCCCTGCGCCCGCGCGAGGTGTCGCGCTGCCCGCGCTGCGGCACCGAGCTCGACCGGCACCCCGGCGACCAGCACGCGCGCATCCTGCCGCTCACCGTGGCCAGCCTGATCCTCTTCGCGATCGCCAACCTGTTCCCGATCGTCGAGATGGAGTTGCAGGGCCTTTCGAGCGAGACCACGCTCGCCGGGGCCGTGGTGGCGCTCGCGTCGGAGGGCATGTCGCCGGTCGCGCTGCTGGTGCTGGCGACGACGATCCTCTTTCCGCTGCTGCAACTGTGCATCCTGGCCTACCTGCTGGTGCCGATGGCCTACGAGCGCCGGCCGGCGGGTTTCGGCGTGCTGGTGAAACTGCTGCTGTCGCTGCGGCCCTGGGGCATGGTCGAGGTCTTCCTGCTCGGCGTGCTGGTGGCATTCATCAAGCTGAGCAGCATGGCGCACGTCATCGCCGGGCCGGCCCTCTGGGCCTTCGGGGTGCTGACGGTGCTGCTGACGGCCGTGATCTCGTTCGACCCGCGCGCCTTCTGGGAAGTGGCCTTCGAGGCCCGTCCGGGACAAGACGAATGA
- a CDS encoding paraquat-inducible protein A, which produces MNDEPAPFETAAERGLLACHHCGSVWEGASEGERCARCATRLHSRKADAFNRTWAYLIAAAILYLPANMLPVMITKSLFGTQQDTILSGVIYFWVSGAYGLAALIFVASFLVPLFKLTALTLLNYLSQRGSDWRQLERAKLYRVLEAIGRWSMLDVFVVALLAGLVRIHGFAEITAGFGIAAFGAVVVLTMLASLSFDPRSTWDVRNEPAPEGRTDDDMKNSGETA; this is translated from the coding sequence ATGAACGACGAACCCGCCCCCTTCGAGACCGCGGCAGAGCGCGGCCTCCTCGCCTGCCACCACTGCGGCAGCGTGTGGGAAGGCGCCTCGGAAGGCGAGCGCTGCGCACGCTGCGCCACCCGGCTGCACAGCCGCAAGGCCGACGCCTTCAACCGCACCTGGGCCTATCTGATCGCCGCGGCCATCCTCTACCTGCCGGCGAACATGCTGCCGGTGATGATCACCAAGAGCCTGTTCGGCACGCAGCAGGACACCATCCTGAGCGGCGTGATCTACTTCTGGGTCTCGGGCGCCTACGGGCTCGCGGCGCTGATCTTCGTCGCGAGTTTCCTGGTGCCGCTCTTCAAGCTGACGGCGCTGACCCTGCTGAACTACCTGTCGCAGCGCGGCAGCGACTGGCGGCAACTGGAGCGCGCCAAGCTCTACCGCGTCCTCGAAGCGATCGGGCGCTGGTCGATGCTCGACGTCTTCGTGGTCGCGCTGCTCGCCGGGCTGGTGCGCATCCACGGCTTCGCCGAGATCACCGCGGGCTTCGGCATCGCCGCCTTCGGTGCGGTGGTGGTGCTGACCATGCTCGCATCGCTGAGCTTCGACCCGCGTTCCACTTGGGACGTGCGAAACGAGCCAGCCCCCGAGGGCCGGACCGACGACGATATGAAAAACAGTGGAGAAACCGCATGA
- a CDS encoding SDR family oxidoreductase: MIQDFKGTTAVLTGAGSGFGLECARIGAARGMNLVLVDVQQDALDKARAEMEAAGVQVMARKVDVADAKQMEDLAKAVQERFGAPHFVFNNAGVGAGGLVWENTVADWEWVLGVDLWGVIHGVRLFTPMMLEAAAKDPSYRGHIVNTSSMAGLLTPPNMGIYNTAKAAVVSLTETLYQDLKLVTDQVGASLLCPYFVPTGITQSERNRPDSLASGKPTRSQLIGQAMSDKAVSSGKVTAAEVAQKVFEAISANQFYVFSHPKALGNVKSRMENIVAVVNPADPFLERPEIGANLRAQLRAG, from the coding sequence ATGATTCAGGATTTCAAGGGCACCACGGCGGTTCTCACCGGCGCCGGTTCGGGCTTCGGCCTGGAGTGCGCGCGCATCGGCGCCGCCCGCGGCATGAACCTCGTGCTGGTCGACGTACAGCAGGACGCGCTCGACAAGGCACGCGCCGAGATGGAAGCGGCCGGCGTGCAGGTGATGGCGCGCAAGGTCGACGTGGCCGATGCGAAGCAGATGGAGGATCTGGCCAAGGCCGTGCAGGAGCGCTTCGGCGCGCCGCATTTCGTCTTCAACAACGCGGGCGTGGGGGCAGGCGGACTGGTGTGGGAAAACACCGTGGCCGACTGGGAGTGGGTGCTGGGCGTCGACCTCTGGGGCGTGATCCACGGCGTGCGCCTGTTCACGCCGATGATGCTCGAAGCCGCCGCCAAGGACCCCTCGTACCGCGGCCACATCGTCAACACCTCGAGCATGGCCGGCCTGCTGACGCCGCCCAACATGGGCATCTACAACACCGCGAAGGCTGCCGTCGTGAGCCTCACGGAGACGCTCTACCAGGACCTGAAGCTGGTCACCGACCAGGTCGGCGCGAGCCTGCTGTGCCCGTACTTCGTGCCCACCGGCATCACGCAGAGCGAGCGCAACCGGCCCGATTCGCTCGCGAGCGGCAAGCCGACCAGGAGCCAGCTCATCGGTCAGGCGATGAGCGACAAGGCGGTGAGCAGCGGCAAGGTCACCGCGGCCGAAGTCGCGCAGAAGGTGTTCGAGGCCATCAGTGCGAACCAGTTCTACGTCTTCAGCCACCCGAAGGCGCTGGGCAACGTGAAGAGCCGCATGGAGAACATCGTCGCCGTCGTCAACCCGGCCGATCCGTTCCTGGAGCGCCCGGAGATCGGCGCGAACCTGCGCGCCCAGCTGCGCGCCGGGTGA
- a CDS encoding multidrug effflux MFS transporter, whose protein sequence is MTSSRFFRIALVLGLLSAIGPFAIDMYLPALPEIGSSLDAAIGPVQMSLTVFFIALGVGQLLYGPVSDMVGRKPPLYFGLGLFALASIGCAMATDIEMLIALRFVQGLGAAAGMAIPRAVVRDLHTGNDAARLMSLLMLVFSVSPILAPLAGSAVIAFTGWRGVFWVVSVAAVIGLATIASVLKETRPAKERVESSMGSALKAYGVLLRDAHYLGLVFIGAFAMAGFFTYLANSSFVMIDHYGLSPTLYSVAFGVNAAAFFGAAQLNGMLCERFGIVRVVKTSVTACGVVMTAMFLYYLGGGDRLAVLIVLYFIASALMGFVIPTTSVLALEQHGAIAGTASALLGTLQMLTGAVVMAVVGLFTDGRPLPMVAGMAGGALIAVALAWITLGGRRPATYAAG, encoded by the coding sequence ATGACTTCATCGCGCTTCTTCAGGATCGCGCTCGTGCTGGGCCTCTTGTCGGCCATCGGGCCGTTCGCGATCGACATGTATCTCCCGGCCTTGCCCGAGATCGGCAGCAGCCTCGATGCCGCCATCGGGCCGGTGCAGATGAGCCTCACGGTGTTCTTCATCGCGCTCGGCGTGGGTCAACTGCTGTACGGGCCGGTGTCGGACATGGTCGGGCGCAAGCCGCCGCTGTATTTCGGGCTCGGGCTGTTCGCGCTCGCGAGCATCGGTTGCGCAATGGCGACCGACATCGAGATGCTGATCGCGCTGCGTTTCGTGCAGGGCCTCGGCGCAGCGGCCGGCATGGCGATCCCGCGCGCGGTGGTGCGCGACCTGCACACGGGCAACGACGCGGCGCGGCTGATGTCGCTCCTGATGCTGGTCTTCAGCGTGTCGCCGATCCTGGCGCCGCTGGCCGGCAGCGCGGTCATCGCTTTCACCGGATGGCGCGGCGTGTTCTGGGTGGTGTCGGTGGCGGCGGTGATCGGCCTTGCCACCATCGCCTCGGTGCTCAAGGAAACGCGGCCCGCGAAGGAGCGCGTGGAGAGCAGCATGGGCAGTGCGCTCAAGGCCTACGGCGTCCTGCTGCGCGATGCGCACTACCTCGGGCTGGTCTTCATCGGCGCTTTCGCGATGGCGGGCTTCTTCACCTACCTCGCGAATTCCTCCTTCGTGATGATCGACCACTACGGCCTGTCGCCCACGCTGTACAGCGTGGCCTTCGGCGTCAACGCCGCGGCCTTCTTCGGCGCGGCGCAGCTCAACGGCATGCTGTGCGAGCGCTTCGGCATCGTGCGCGTGGTCAAGACCAGCGTGACCGCCTGCGGCGTCGTGATGACGGCGATGTTCCTCTACTACCTGGGCGGCGGCGACCGGCTCGCAGTGCTGATCGTGCTGTACTTCATCGCGAGCGCGCTGATGGGCTTCGTGATCCCGACCACCTCGGTGCTCGCGCTCGAACAGCACGGCGCGATCGCCGGCACCGCCTCGGCACTGCTCGGCACGCTGCAGATGCTCACCGGCGCGGTGGTGATGGCGGTGGTGGGCCTCTTCACCGACGGCCGGCCGCTGCCGATGGTCGCCGGCATGGCGGGCGGGGCGCTGATCGCCGTGGCGCTGGCGTGGATCACCCTCGGCGGGCGCCGGCCGGCCACCTATGCAGCGGGGTGA